A single region of the Cronobacter condimenti 1330 genome encodes:
- the acs gene encoding acetate--CoA ligase, producing the protein MSQIHKHPIPAAIAERCLITPEQYDAKYQQSVHDPDAFWGEQGKILDWMTPYQKVKNTSFSPGNVSIKWYEDGTLNLAANCLDRHLNERGDQTAIIWEGDDATQSKHITYRELHRDVCRFANTLTDLGIKKGDVVAIYMPMVPEAAVAMLACARIGAVHSVIFGGFSPEAVAGRIIDSSARLVITADEGVRAGRAIPLKKNVDDALKNPGVTSVEHVVVFKRTGGATEWHEGRDLWWNELVEKASAHHQPVEMNAEDPLFILYTSGSTGKPKGVLHTTGGYLVYAATTFLYAFDYHPGDIYWCTADVGWVTGHSYLLYGPLACGATTLMFEGVPNWPSANRMAQVVDKHKVNILYTAPTAIRALMAEGDKAIDGTDRSSLRILGSVGEPINPEAWEWYWKKIGNENCPVIDTWWQTETGGFMITPLPGATELKAGSATRPFFGVQPALVDNEGNPQQEATEGNLVITDSWPGQARTLFGDHERFEQTYFSTFKNMYFSGDGARRDEDGYYWITGRVDDVLNVSGHRLGTAEIESALVSHPKIAEAAVVGIPHSIKGQAIYAYVTLNHGEEPTAELYSEVRNWVRKEIGPLATPDVLHWTDSLPKTRSGKIMRRILRKIAAGDTSNLGDTSTLADPGVVEKLLEEKQSIAMPS; encoded by the coding sequence CGGAACAATATGATGCGAAATATCAGCAATCCGTGCATGACCCTGACGCGTTCTGGGGCGAACAAGGCAAAATCCTTGACTGGATGACACCGTATCAAAAGGTGAAAAACACCTCCTTCTCGCCCGGCAATGTCTCAATTAAATGGTATGAGGATGGTACGCTGAATCTGGCGGCAAACTGCCTTGACCGACACCTCAACGAGCGCGGCGATCAGACCGCTATCATCTGGGAAGGCGACGACGCGACCCAAAGCAAACACATTACCTACCGCGAACTGCATCGCGACGTCTGTCGCTTCGCTAATACCCTTACCGATCTCGGTATTAAGAAAGGCGATGTCGTGGCTATTTATATGCCCATGGTGCCGGAAGCCGCGGTCGCCATGCTCGCCTGTGCGCGGATTGGCGCGGTGCATTCTGTCATTTTCGGGGGTTTTTCGCCGGAGGCAGTGGCGGGGCGCATTATTGATTCCAGCGCGCGTCTGGTGATTACCGCCGATGAAGGCGTGCGCGCCGGTCGCGCCATTCCGCTGAAGAAAAACGTGGACGACGCGCTGAAAAATCCGGGCGTCACCAGCGTCGAGCATGTGGTGGTATTTAAACGCACCGGTGGCGCGACAGAATGGCATGAAGGACGCGATCTCTGGTGGAACGAACTGGTCGAAAAAGCCAGCGCGCACCATCAGCCGGTCGAGATGAATGCCGAAGATCCCCTGTTTATTCTCTATACCTCCGGGTCCACCGGCAAACCGAAAGGGGTGCTGCACACGACCGGCGGTTATCTGGTCTATGCCGCGACGACGTTTTTATACGCCTTCGACTACCATCCGGGCGATATCTACTGGTGTACCGCGGATGTGGGCTGGGTAACGGGCCACAGCTATCTGCTCTATGGGCCGCTCGCCTGTGGCGCGACGACGCTGATGTTTGAAGGCGTGCCGAACTGGCCGTCGGCCAACCGCATGGCGCAGGTCGTCGATAAGCATAAGGTGAACATTCTCTATACCGCGCCGACGGCGATCCGCGCGCTGATGGCGGAAGGCGATAAAGCTATCGACGGCACTGACCGCTCGTCGCTGCGTATTCTCGGGTCGGTAGGCGAGCCTATCAACCCGGAAGCCTGGGAGTGGTACTGGAAGAAAATCGGCAATGAAAACTGCCCGGTGATCGACACCTGGTGGCAAACCGAAACCGGCGGCTTCATGATAACGCCGCTGCCGGGCGCGACCGAACTGAAGGCCGGTTCCGCCACGCGTCCGTTCTTCGGCGTGCAGCCTGCGCTGGTGGATAACGAAGGCAACCCGCAGCAAGAGGCTACCGAAGGCAACCTCGTCATTACCGACTCCTGGCCTGGCCAGGCGCGAACACTCTTTGGCGATCACGAACGCTTTGAGCAGACCTATTTCTCGACCTTTAAAAACATGTATTTCAGCGGCGACGGCGCGCGACGTGACGAAGACGGTTATTACTGGATAACCGGGCGCGTCGATGACGTGCTTAACGTCTCCGGTCACCGCCTCGGCACCGCCGAAATTGAGTCTGCGCTGGTCTCACACCCGAAAATCGCCGAAGCCGCCGTGGTGGGTATTCCCCACAGCATTAAAGGCCAGGCGATTTATGCTTACGTGACGCTCAATCATGGCGAAGAGCCGACGGCGGAGCTTTACAGCGAAGTACGCAACTGGGTACGCAAAGAGATTGGTCCGCTGGCGACGCCAGACGTCCTGCACTGGACCGATTCGCTGCCGAAAACCCGCTCCGGCAAAATTATGCGCCGTATCTTGCGCAAGATAGCGGCGGGCGATACCAGCAACCTCGGCGATACCTCAACGCTCGCCGATCCGGGCGTGGTGGAAAAACTGCTCGAAGAGAAGCAGTCCATCGCGATGCCGTCGTAA
- a CDS encoding DUF485 domain-containing protein has translation MNNDICQQIENSAHYRELIHKRQRFAFTLSIIMLIIYVGFILLIAFAPGWLGTPLSPGSSVTRGIPIGIGVILISFILTGVYVWRANTEFDRLTNAVLKEVQPS, from the coding sequence ATGAATAACGATATTTGTCAGCAGATAGAGAACAGTGCGCACTACAGGGAGTTAATTCATAAACGGCAACGGTTTGCCTTCACGCTGTCGATCATTATGTTGATTATCTATGTCGGCTTTATCCTGCTTATCGCCTTCGCGCCGGGCTGGCTTGGTACGCCGCTCTCGCCTGGCAGTAGCGTAACGCGCGGCATTCCCATCGGTATTGGGGTGATCCTGATTTCGTTTATTCTCACGGGCGTCTATGTCTGGCGCGCCAACACTGAATTTGACCGGCTGACTAACGCGGTGCTGAAAGAGGTACAGCCTTCATGA
- the actP gene encoding cation/acetate symporter ActP: MKRLLFPLLIALSPAALADALTGDVQRQPTNWQAIIMFLIFVALTLGITYWASKRTRSRSDYYTAGGNITGFQNGLAIAGDFMSAASFLGISALVYTSGYDGLIYSLGFLVGWPIILFLIAERLRNLGRYTFADVASYRLKQRPIRLLSACGSLVVVALYLIAQMVGAGKLIQLLFGLNYHIAVVLVGVLMVMYVLFGGMLATTWVQIIKAVLLLFGASFMAFMVMKHVGFSFNNLFSEAMAVHPKGSAIMSPGGLVKDPVSALSLGLGLMFGTAGLPHILMRFFTVSDAREARKSVFYATGFMGYFYILTFIIGFGAIMLVGANPAFKDAAGALIGGNNMAAVHLADAVGGNLFLGFISAVAFATILAVVAGLTLAGASAVSHDLYANVFRKGATEREELRVSKITVLVLGVVAILLGILFEKQNIAFMVGLAFSIAASCNFPIILLSMYWSKLTTRGAMIGGWLGLLTAVLLMLLGPTVWVQVLGHAAPVFPYEYPALFSIAVAFIGIWLFSATDNSPEGNLEREQFRAQFIRSQTGLGIEQGRSH, translated from the coding sequence ATGAAACGTCTCCTTTTCCCGCTGTTAATCGCCCTTTCTCCTGCCGCCCTGGCCGATGCGCTCACCGGCGATGTGCAGCGCCAGCCGACCAACTGGCAGGCTATTATTATGTTCCTCATTTTCGTGGCGCTGACGCTTGGCATCACGTACTGGGCATCTAAACGCACCCGTTCGCGCAGCGATTACTACACGGCGGGCGGCAACATTACCGGTTTCCAGAACGGGCTCGCTATCGCAGGCGACTTTATGTCTGCCGCCTCCTTTCTTGGGATCTCCGCGCTCGTCTATACCTCTGGCTACGACGGGCTTATTTACTCGCTGGGCTTCCTGGTAGGGTGGCCAATTATCCTATTTTTAATCGCCGAGCGGTTGCGCAACCTCGGGCGTTACACCTTTGCCGATGTCGCGTCCTACCGTCTTAAACAACGCCCTATTCGCCTGCTTTCCGCCTGCGGCTCGCTGGTGGTGGTCGCGCTCTATCTCATTGCGCAGATGGTGGGTGCCGGCAAGTTGATCCAGTTGCTTTTCGGCCTGAACTACCACATCGCCGTAGTGCTGGTGGGCGTGCTGATGGTGATGTATGTCCTCTTCGGCGGCATGCTGGCGACAACGTGGGTGCAGATAATCAAAGCGGTGCTGCTGCTGTTTGGGGCAAGTTTTATGGCCTTCATGGTGATGAAGCATGTCGGCTTTAGCTTCAATAATCTGTTCTCTGAAGCGATGGCGGTACACCCTAAAGGCAGCGCCATTATGAGCCCAGGCGGGCTGGTGAAAGATCCGGTGTCTGCGCTGTCGCTCGGCCTCGGTCTGATGTTTGGCACGGCTGGCCTGCCGCATATTCTGATGCGCTTCTTTACGGTCAGCGATGCCCGCGAAGCACGTAAGAGCGTCTTTTATGCCACCGGGTTTATGGGTTACTTCTACATCCTGACCTTTATCATCGGTTTTGGCGCCATCATGCTGGTTGGCGCGAACCCGGCGTTTAAAGACGCTGCCGGCGCGTTGATTGGCGGTAACAACATGGCGGCGGTACATCTGGCCGATGCCGTAGGCGGCAATCTGTTCCTCGGCTTTATCTCCGCCGTAGCCTTCGCCACGATCCTCGCCGTGGTCGCGGGCCTGACGCTCGCCGGTGCCTCCGCGGTATCGCATGACTTGTACGCCAACGTGTTCCGTAAAGGCGCGACCGAGCGCGAAGAGCTGCGGGTATCGAAAATCACCGTACTGGTGCTGGGCGTCGTGGCGATTCTGCTGGGCATTTTGTTTGAGAAGCAGAACATCGCGTTCATGGTGGGCCTGGCGTTCTCGATTGCCGCGAGCTGTAACTTCCCCATTATCCTGCTTTCCATGTACTGGTCGAAGCTCACTACCCGTGGCGCGATGATTGGCGGCTGGCTGGGGCTGTTAACTGCCGTGTTGCTGATGCTGCTTGGCCCGACCGTCTGGGTACAGGTACTTGGCCACGCGGCGCCTGTGTTCCCGTATGAGTACCCGGCGTTGTTCTCTATCGCCGTGGCCTTTATCGGGATCTGGCTCTTCTCCGCTACCGACAACAGCCCGGAAGGCAACCTGGAGCGCGAGCAGTTCCGCGCGCAGTTTATTCGCTCGCAGACCGGTCTTGGCATCGAACAGGGCCGCTCACACTAA
- a CDS encoding Gfo/Idh/MocA family protein produces MKKYALVGTGGRAGMYIEAIGKTFRDSAQMVAFCDTNQTRMRYANTLLEKSGATAVPCFAATQFEEMIRETQPDTIIVTTMDRTHDDYIVRALHAGCDVITEKPMTIDESRALRILDAIEETGRQVRVTFNYRYAPHHSKVRELLMNGTIGEVFSVHFEWLLNTEHGADYFRRWHREKRNSGGLLVHKSTHHFDLMNFWLGSYPERVYAEGALRFYGRENAEKRGVSQFYPRAHGYAASKDDPFALQMEESAQLKALYLDAEHEDNYFRDQSVFSDGITIEDTLSVLVKYQNQTQLTYSLNAYLPQEGLNVVFNGSRGRLEMKLVENSYVNGGGLRDAEGSLDRCDITVYPMFAAPWKADFTLGEGGHGGGDNAMLADLFGEPGDDPLQRAADHRAGAMSILTGIAGNMSMQQQRPVNFKEFELVRRLKGQ; encoded by the coding sequence ATGAAGAAATATGCCCTGGTGGGAACCGGCGGGCGCGCCGGGATGTATATCGAGGCTATCGGTAAAACTTTCCGCGACAGCGCGCAGATGGTCGCCTTCTGCGACACCAACCAGACCCGCATGCGTTATGCCAATACCCTGCTGGAAAAGTCAGGTGCGACGGCCGTACCCTGCTTCGCTGCCACGCAGTTTGAAGAGATGATCCGCGAAACACAGCCCGACACGATTATCGTCACCACGATGGACAGAACGCACGACGACTATATCGTGCGTGCGCTGCATGCGGGCTGCGATGTCATCACCGAAAAGCCCATGACGATTGATGAATCACGCGCGCTGCGTATTCTCGATGCGATTGAAGAAACAGGCCGCCAGGTCCGCGTGACCTTTAACTACCGCTACGCGCCGCACCACAGCAAGGTGCGCGAATTGCTGATGAACGGCACCATCGGCGAGGTGTTTTCGGTACATTTCGAATGGCTGCTGAATACCGAACACGGTGCAGACTACTTCCGCCGCTGGCACCGCGAGAAACGCAACAGCGGCGGCCTGCTGGTACATAAATCAACGCACCATTTTGACCTCATGAACTTCTGGCTTGGCAGCTATCCGGAGCGCGTATACGCCGAAGGGGCGCTGCGTTTTTATGGTCGTGAAAACGCCGAAAAGCGCGGTGTCTCGCAGTTCTATCCGCGCGCCCACGGTTACGCGGCATCGAAGGACGATCCTTTCGCGTTGCAGATGGAAGAAAGCGCACAGCTTAAGGCGCTCTATCTGGATGCCGAACATGAGGACAATTACTTTCGCGATCAAAGCGTGTTCAGCGACGGCATTACCATTGAGGATACGCTGTCAGTCCTGGTGAAATACCAGAATCAGACGCAACTCACCTATTCGCTGAACGCCTATCTGCCGCAGGAAGGGCTAAACGTGGTGTTTAACGGCAGTCGCGGGCGGCTTGAGATGAAGCTGGTGGAGAATTCTTACGTCAACGGCGGCGGGCTTCGCGACGCCGAAGGGAGCCTCGATCGCTGCGATATCACGGTTTACCCGATGTTCGCCGCACCGTGGAAAGCGGATTTTACGCTGGGTGAAGGCGGCCACGGCGGCGGTGACAACGCGATGCTTGCCGATCTTTTCGGCGAGCCGGGCGACGATCCGCTGCAACGCGCCGCCGATCACCGCGCGGGCGCGATGTCTATTCTGACGGGGATTGCAGGGAATATGTCGATGCAGCAGCAGCGGCCGGTCAACTTTAAAGAGTTCGAACTGGTACGACGGCTCAAGGGCCAGTAA
- a CDS encoding Na+/H+ antiporter produces the protein MEIFFTILIMTLMVSLSGVATRMLPFQIPLPLMQIAIGALLAWPTFGLHVDFNPELFLVLFIPPLLFADGWKTPTREFLDHGREIIGLALALVVITVVGIGFLIYWLVPGIPLIPAFALAAVLSPTDAVALSGIVGEGRIPKKIMGILQGEALMNDASGLVSLKFAVAVAMGTMVFTVGGASLEFLKVAIGGLLAGIAVSWLYGRSLRLLSRWGGDEPATQIVLLFLLPFASYLIAEHIGFSGILAAVAAGMTITRSGVMRTAPLAMRLRANSVWSMLEFVFNGMVFLMLGLQLPGIMETSLAAAELDPNVETWMLFMDIVLIYAALIGVRFLWLWIMKRFSLRFLKKKPLTFGAYSTRELLVAAFAGVRGAITLAGVLSIPLLLPNGSPFPARYELVFLAAGVILFSLFVGVILLPILLQQVETPDHGLGHKEERMARSVTAEVAITAIQKMEERLAANTEENIDDELLREVSARIIGNLRRRADGRNDVENSELEENLERRFRLTALRAERAELYHLRATRQISNETLQKMLHDMDLLEAVLMERK, from the coding sequence ATGGAAATTTTCTTTACCATACTCATCATGACCCTCATGGTATCGCTCTCGGGGGTTGCGACCCGTATGCTGCCATTCCAGATCCCGCTGCCGCTGATGCAGATAGCCATCGGGGCGCTACTCGCCTGGCCGACGTTCGGCCTGCACGTTGACTTCAACCCGGAACTCTTCCTGGTGCTCTTTATTCCGCCGCTGCTGTTTGCCGACGGCTGGAAAACCCCGACCCGCGAATTTCTCGATCATGGGCGTGAAATTATCGGCCTCGCCCTGGCGCTGGTGGTCATCACCGTTGTCGGTATCGGTTTTCTTATCTACTGGCTGGTGCCGGGCATTCCGCTGATCCCGGCATTCGCGCTCGCGGCGGTGCTGTCGCCGACCGATGCCGTGGCGCTTTCGGGCATTGTCGGCGAAGGCCGCATCCCGAAAAAAATCATGGGGATTTTGCAGGGCGAAGCGTTGATGAACGACGCCTCAGGCCTGGTGTCGCTGAAGTTCGCCGTGGCGGTCGCGATGGGGACGATGGTCTTTACCGTCGGCGGCGCGTCGCTGGAGTTTTTAAAAGTTGCGATTGGCGGTCTGCTCGCCGGTATCGCGGTAAGCTGGCTGTATGGCCGTTCGCTGCGCCTGTTAAGCCGCTGGGGCGGTGATGAACCCGCCACGCAGATTGTCCTGCTCTTCCTCCTGCCGTTCGCCTCTTATCTGATTGCCGAACATATCGGTTTCTCCGGCATTCTGGCCGCTGTCGCCGCCGGGATGACCATTACCCGCTCTGGCGTCATGCGCACTGCGCCGCTTGCGATGCGACTTCGCGCCAACAGCGTCTGGTCGATGCTGGAATTCGTGTTTAACGGCATGGTCTTCCTGATGCTCGGCCTGCAGTTGCCAGGCATTATGGAAACGTCGCTTGCCGCCGCCGAACTGGACCCGAACGTAGAAACCTGGATGCTGTTCATGGATATCGTCCTGATCTACGCGGCGTTGATTGGCGTGCGTTTCTTGTGGCTTTGGATCATGAAGCGCTTTAGCCTGCGTTTTCTTAAGAAGAAACCGCTCACCTTTGGCGCGTATTCCACTCGTGAGTTGCTGGTCGCGGCGTTCGCCGGGGTGCGCGGGGCAATTACCCTCGCCGGTGTGCTCTCGATTCCTCTGCTATTGCCAAACGGCTCCCCGTTCCCGGCGCGCTACGAGCTGGTGTTCCTGGCCGCTGGCGTCATTCTCTTCTCGCTGTTTGTCGGGGTGATTTTGCTGCCGATTCTGCTGCAACAGGTTGAAACGCCAGACCACGGCCTTGGGCATAAAGAAGAACGGATGGCGCGCTCGGTGACGGCTGAAGTGGCTATCACGGCGATCCAAAAAATGGAGGAGCGGCTGGCCGCCAATACCGAAGAGAATATTGACGACGAGCTTCTGCGGGAGGTTTCCGCACGCATCATCGGGAATCTGCGCCGCCGCGCCGACGGGCGCAACGATGTGGAAAACAGCGAGCTTGAAGAAAACCTTGAGCGCCGTTTCCGTCTGACCGCGCTGCGTGCCGAACGCGCCGAGCTTTACCATCTGCGCGCCACGCGGCAAATCAGCAACGAGACGCTGCAGAAAATGCTGCACGACATGGACTTGCTTGAAGCGGTGTTGATGGAGCGTAAATAA
- the ghxP gene encoding guanine/hypoxanthine transporter GhxP, whose translation MSTPSARNGGSLDAFFKISARGSNVRQEIVAGLTTFLAMVYSVIVVPGMLGKAGFPPAAVFVATCLVAGIGSVVMGLWANLPLAIGCAISLTAFTAFSLVLGQHISVPVALGAVFLMGVLFTVISATGIRSWILRNLPQGVAHGTGIGIGLFLLLIAANGVGLVIKNPLDGLPVALGHFASFPVIMSLIGLAVIIGLEKLKVPGGILLTIIGISIVGLIFDPSVKFTGLFAMPSLSDENGNSLIGSLDIMGALDPVVIPSVLALVMTAVFDATGTIRAVAGQANLLDKDGQIIDGGKALTTDSLSSVFSGLVGAAPAAVYIESAAGTAAGGKTGLTAITVGVLFLLILFLSPLSYLVPAYATAPALMYVGLLMLSNVAKIDFADFVDAMAGLITAVFIVLTCNIVTGIMIGFASLVIGRIVSGEFRKLNIGTVVIAIALVAFYAGGWAI comes from the coding sequence ATGTCTACGCCTTCTGCGCGTAATGGCGGTTCACTCGACGCCTTCTTTAAAATTTCCGCACGCGGCAGCAATGTCCGCCAGGAAATTGTCGCGGGTCTCACTACGTTTCTGGCGATGGTTTACTCGGTTATTGTCGTGCCGGGCATGCTCGGCAAAGCGGGCTTTCCACCGGCTGCCGTGTTTGTCGCCACCTGCCTGGTTGCAGGTATTGGCTCTGTCGTGATGGGGCTGTGGGCGAATCTGCCGCTTGCTATCGGCTGCGCCATCTCGCTGACGGCCTTTACCGCGTTTAGTCTGGTGCTAGGCCAGCACATCAGCGTTCCGGTCGCGTTAGGCGCCGTGTTCCTGATGGGGGTGTTGTTCACCGTGATTTCCGCCACCGGTATTCGCAGCTGGATCCTGCGTAACCTGCCGCAGGGCGTCGCGCACGGCACCGGCATCGGCATCGGGCTGTTCCTGCTGCTTATCGCGGCAAACGGCGTAGGGCTGGTCATTAAGAACCCGCTTGATGGTCTGCCTGTCGCGCTCGGCCATTTTGCGAGCTTCCCGGTTATCATGTCGCTGATTGGCCTTGCGGTGATTATCGGCCTTGAAAAACTCAAAGTGCCGGGCGGTATTCTGCTGACTATCATCGGCATTTCAATCGTCGGCCTGATTTTCGACCCGTCGGTGAAATTTACCGGCCTGTTCGCCATGCCGTCGTTGAGTGATGAGAACGGAAATTCGCTGATTGGCAGCCTGGATATTATGGGCGCGCTCGACCCGGTGGTGATCCCAAGCGTGCTGGCGCTGGTGATGACCGCCGTATTTGACGCCACCGGCACTATTCGCGCGGTCGCAGGCCAGGCGAATTTGCTGGATAAAGACGGCCAGATTATCGATGGCGGCAAGGCGCTGACCACCGACTCGCTCTCCAGCGTCTTCTCGGGCCTGGTGGGGGCAGCACCGGCCGCGGTCTATATCGAATCCGCAGCGGGGACCGCGGCGGGCGGCAAAACCGGCCTGACCGCCATCACCGTCGGCGTGCTGTTCCTGCTTATCCTGTTCCTCTCGCCGCTCTCTTATCTGGTTCCGGCCTACGCGACGGCACCGGCACTGATGTATGTCGGTCTGCTGATGCTCAGCAATGTGGCGAAAATCGATTTCGCGGATTTCGTTGACGCAATGGCGGGCCTTATCACCGCCGTATTTATCGTCCTGACCTGCAACATTGTTACCGGCATCATGATAGGTTTCGCATCGCTGGTCATTGGCCGCATCGTCTCCGGCGAGTTCCGCAAGCTCAATATCGGCACCGTCGTTATCGCCATTGCGCTGGTCGCGTTCTACGCGGGCGGCTGGGCAATCTAA
- a CDS encoding glutathione S-transferase family protein, with translation MLTVHHLNNSRSQRILFALEELGLPYELVRYQREPTMLAPPALKKVHPLGKSPVVEDKGQKIIESGAILEYLQETYDTEQRLKPQSDEEKMQYRIWLHYAEGSLMPLLMMKLVFSSLGKKPVPLGFRTIGKALGQGIQKAWLNKQLATHTRFMEDHLTLHPWFAGQSFSMADIQMSFPVIALLARSDAGEFRQLRAWLNNLQARPAWQRAIEKGGPLEIPGG, from the coding sequence ATGCTGACGGTCCATCACCTGAATAATTCCCGCTCGCAGCGCATTCTTTTTGCGCTGGAAGAACTTGGTCTTCCGTACGAACTGGTGCGTTATCAGCGCGAGCCCACCATGCTTGCGCCGCCTGCGCTCAAAAAGGTGCATCCGCTCGGCAAATCGCCGGTAGTGGAAGATAAAGGACAGAAAATTATCGAGTCCGGCGCGATTCTGGAATATCTCCAGGAGACGTATGACACCGAGCAGCGCCTGAAGCCGCAAAGCGACGAAGAGAAAATGCAGTACCGCATCTGGCTGCATTATGCCGAAGGCTCTCTGATGCCATTGCTGATGATGAAACTGGTATTCAGCAGCCTTGGTAAAAAACCGGTACCGCTTGGGTTTCGCACAATCGGCAAGGCGCTGGGGCAGGGCATCCAGAAAGCCTGGCTCAATAAGCAACTGGCGACGCATACGCGCTTTATGGAAGATCACCTGACGCTGCATCCGTGGTTCGCCGGGCAGAGCTTTAGCATGGCGGATATCCAGATGAGCTTTCCGGTTATCGCTCTGCTGGCGCGCAGCGATGCTGGCGAGTTCCGCCAGCTGCGCGCATGGCTTAATAATCTACAGGCACGCCCTGCCTGGCAACGCGCGATTGAAAAGGGCGGGCCGCTGGAAATTCCTGGCGGCTAA
- the soxR gene encoding redox-sensitive transcriptional activator SoxR — protein MEKKAPRIKSLLTPGEVAKRSGVAVSALHFYETKGLIKSTRNSGNQRRYRRDVLRQVAIIKIAQRIGIPLATIGEAIGVLPEGHNLSPKAWKQLSTQWREELDRRIKTLTALRDDLDGCIGCGCLSHRDCPLRNPEDRLGAQGSGARLLEDE, from the coding sequence ATGGAAAAGAAAGCACCCAGAATCAAATCCCTGCTGACGCCGGGCGAAGTGGCAAAGCGCAGCGGCGTTGCGGTCTCCGCGCTGCATTTTTATGAAACCAAAGGGTTGATCAAAAGCACCCGTAACAGCGGTAACCAGCGGCGCTACCGGCGCGACGTGCTGCGGCAGGTGGCAATTATTAAAATCGCCCAACGCATCGGTATTCCGCTGGCGACCATTGGCGAGGCGATTGGCGTATTGCCGGAAGGTCATAACTTAAGCCCGAAGGCGTGGAAGCAGCTTTCCACTCAGTGGCGCGAAGAGCTGGACCGACGCATCAAAACGCTCACCGCGCTGCGCGACGATCTCGACGGCTGCATCGGCTGCGGCTGCCTGTCGCACCGCGATTGTCCGCTGCGTAACCCCGAAGACCGGCTTGGCGCGCAGGGCAGTGGAGCACGCTTGCTGGAAGACGAATAA
- the soxS gene encoding superoxide response transcriptional regulator SoxS has protein sequence MSHQEIIHALTEWIDEHIDQPLNIDVVAKKSGYSKWYLQRMFRTVMHQTLGEYIRKRRLLLAAQELRTTRRPIFDIAMDYGYVSQQTFSRIFRRQFDRTPSDYRQSA, from the coding sequence ATGTCACATCAGGAAATTATCCACGCATTAACGGAATGGATTGATGAGCATATTGACCAGCCACTGAACATTGACGTGGTGGCAAAGAAGTCGGGCTATTCGAAATGGTATTTACAGCGGATGTTTCGCACCGTGATGCATCAGACGCTCGGTGAGTATATTCGCAAGCGTCGTCTGCTGCTGGCGGCGCAGGAGCTGCGCACGACCCGGCGGCCGATTTTTGATATTGCGATGGATTATGGATATGTGTCGCAGCAGACCTTCTCGCGGATTTTCCGCCGCCAGTTCGACCGCACGCCGAGCGATTATCGTCAGAGCGCCTGA